CAGAGATTACGATGATGATTTGATCTTTATTCATCTCTCTAATTTTACGAGAAAGTTCAATACCGTCCATTCCTGGCATGATGATATCTACAAATACAACATCTGGTTGTTGTTTTTCATATAATTTTAAAGCACTTTCACCGTCAAAACAAGATTCTACACCTGAGAAAAAGTTTTTAAAAGTTGAACTTAACAGTTCGTTTGTTACTTTTTCATCTTCAACTACTAAAGCTGTTAACTTTTTTGTTTGTTCCGTTAATTTAATTAAATCCATATTGTTCATAATTAATTCCTCACAAAATATTTCAGATATTATAACAAAAAATTAGTTAATGTTATTAACAAAATGAAACAACTTTTTATTTTGTTTTAAATTGTTCTAACCATTCTGTGTCAGCTTCTTTAGAATCCTCTTTCTGATTTAAAAGAGAATCTATGATTCCTATAAGTGTTTCTTCGTCCATAAACTCTAAAAGAGCAGGGTTAATAGAGGTTTGTGAAACACCTTGATAAGTATTGAGCAAATTTTGTATATCTTTTATAAGATCTTGCTTTCTTTTGGTCATAAAAATAATTCCTATATATAATTTGTTCGTATTTTACATAAAAAACTATTAGATACACAAACTCTGCACACTTCCTTATTATAATAAGACAATAAAAGAGGAGTAGATAATGAGTTTGAACAGTTCTAAAATTTCAAGACGACAATTTGTGAAGGGGATCGCAGTATCTTCCCTTGTTGCTGCGAACTTTATAGACCTATCTGCCAAAGAAACTGATCTTAATTTTGAACAAAATTCCGTGTTAAGCGGAGATGAGTTTTCTTTGCATATTGCTTCTACACCTGTAAATATCACCGGAACTCCGGCAATGGCAACAACTGTCAATGGGCTTATCCCGGGACCAATACTCAAACTTAAAGAGGGGCAGAATGTAACAATACACGTCACAAACCATCTCAATGTAGATACCTCAATCCATTGGCACGGTATTATTTTACCTACCAATATGGATGGCGTTCCAGGAATAAGCTTTAATGGTATTAAGCCGGGTGAAACATTTACCTATAAGTTTAAAATACAACAAAGCGGTACATTTTGGTACCACAGCCATTCCGGATTTCAAGAACAAACAGGTGTTTATGGAGCTATTGTGATAGACCCTATAGAAAAAGATCCCTATCAATATGATAAAGATTATGTGATAACTCTATCTGACTGGTCAGATGAAAAGCCAAGCTCTGTATATAGAAAACTCAAAATATCATCTGACTATTACAATTTTAAACAACGTACTGTCGGTGACTTTTTTGAAGAAGTGAAAGAGAAGGGTTTCTTTACAGCATTTAATGAAAGAAAGATGTGGAACAATATGACCATGACAGACAGAGATCTCTCAGATGTCACCGGATATACCTATACATATCTTATGAATGGAAAGCTTCCTGCTGAAAAACTAAAAATCGTTTTTAAAAACGGAGAAAAGATCAGACTCCGCTTTATAAACAGTGCAGCTATGACATTCTTTGATCTGCGAATACCCGGACTTAAAATGAAAGTGATTGCATCTGATGGGAATAATGTCCAGCCTGTAGAAGTTGATGAGTTTAGAATAGGGGTGGCAGAAACATACGATGTGATTGTCGAACCAGAACCAAATACCGCCTACGCTGTTTTTGCACAAAGCCTTGACAGGAGTGGTTATGCCCTTGGAGCTTTGACTTACGATCCTAATGTTACGGCACAAACGCCAAAAATGGATCCTCTCCCTATACTTACCCATGTAGATATGGGAATGGGGATGGGTAATATGGAACATGCTCACGAAAAATCTTCAACAACAATGAAATGTGGAGCGGGAATGAAAATGCCTGCTAAAAAACCTATAAAGAAATCAGATATTCCCGTTACTCCATTAGAAGAAGCCAGAGGTATACAGACAACAATGAGAGCTATGAATCCTCAATATAGACTGGATGATCCAGGTGTCGGATTGAGAGACAACGGCAGAAAAGTACTTACATATGCCGATCTAAAATCGCTCCGTTCAACTATGCATGACAGATATCCCGATCGCGAGATCATTTTACATCTAACCGGCAATATGGAAAGGTATATGTGGTCTATTAACGGGATTGCTTATAAGGATGCTAAAGATCTAGAGTTTAAATATGGTGAGAGACTGAGAATTACTTACATTAATGACACGATGATGAATCATCCTATGCACCTTCACGGTATGTGGAGTGACTTAGAAACCGGAGATGAGAATCATCTGGTAAGAAAACACACCATTATAGTACAGCCGGGTTCTAAGATTAGTTTTCGTGTTAATGTAGATGCAAAAGGTTCTTGGGCTTATCATTGTCATCTGCTGTATCATATGTCCGGCATGTTTAGAAAAGTCGTAGTACTGTGAGAGGATGGAGATTATGAATAAAGTATTATTATCAACAATCTTAACATTGGGTTTAGCAACATCTTCTATTGCAAGTATGGATGATGATCCTTTACGTGCTACGGTAATGGTAGATAATCTTGAATACCAAACCAATGATGAAAAAAGTTTGATGTGGGATAGTTATGCATATGTTGGTTATGACATACATAAACTATATCTCTATTCAGAAGGTGAAAAGGGTAAGGATCAATCTTCTGCCGATAGTGAAAACCAATTGGTCTACTCCCGTGCGATCTCTCCGTTTTGGGATCTGCAGTTTGGTGTCGATTACGATAAATCTGGCGGGGCTGATCAAACATGGGGAGTTATAGGGGTTCAAGGTTTGGCACCATACTTTTTTGAAACACGTGCAGTTATTCTTTTAGGTAAAAGAGGAAGTATGGGTGTAAGAGCTGATCTAGAGTATGAAGCGCTTATAACGCAGAAACTTATCTTGACACCAAGTATCGCATTTTCTGCATACTCTAAAGATAATGAAGAGATGGAGATCGGAAGCGGATTTTCAAATATACAAGCAGGGATGAGATTACGTTATGAGATAAGAAGAGAGTTTGCTCCATATATAGGAGTAGAATGGAATAAGAATCTTGGAAAAACTGATGATATCTCACCCCTAAATGAAACATATGCAACATTTGGTTTAAGGGTATGGTTTTAAAGAATAAAAGCAAGGATTTGTAATGAATGAGCAAAGAAACTTAGAGAGCAACGGCTATACCTGTCCTATGCATCCTGAGATCATACAAGATCATCCAGGCAGTTGTCCCAAATGCGGAATGGCTTTAGAGCCTATTATAGTTGAAGCAACAGATGAGAGTAACAGCGAATTAAACTATATGGAACAACGCTTCTGGATCGGCTTACTTTTTACCTTACCAGTTTTTACCGTGTCTATGCTCAATGACTTAGTTCCTGAGTACTTACCGCAAAATATTACTATGTATCAAATGCAATGGTTTTTATTTCTTTTATCTACCCCTGTCATACTTTGGGGTGGATGGCCGTTTTTAATAAGAGGATATGAATCTATAAAAACACTAAATCTTAATATGTTTACCCTGATCGCAATCGGTGTCATTACTGCTTATCTTTATAGTATAGTAGCTTTGTTTTCTCCTGAACTCTTTCCACCTCTTATGCAAACAAAAGATGGGTTGGTACATGTCTATTTTGAAGCGGCAGCGGTTATTACAACCTTAGTACTTTTAGGACAAGTCTTAGAACTGCGAGCTAGAAATAAAACAAACTCTGCTATTAAAACCCTGTTAAACCTCGCACCAAAACAGGCTCATCGCATAATCGATGGAGCCGGTAATGAAGAGACCATAAATCTTGATCTTATTCAAGTAGATGATATGCTGAGAATTAAACCCGGGGAAAAGATCCCTGTAGACGGCATTGTGCTGGAGGGAAAAAGTAATGTTGATGAATCTATGATTACGGGAGAGCCTTTACTGGTTGCTAAAAGTATAGATGATCCTTTAATCGGTGCTACCCTTAACAAAAACAGCACATTAGTGATGAGAGCTGAACGCATAGGAAGTGATACTATGCTTGCACAGATCATACATATGGTTGCTCTTGCCCAACGTTCACGTGCACCTATTCAAAAATTAGCAGATACGGTATCTGGTTATTTTGTACCAACTGTTGTACTAGTCGCTATATTAGCTTTTTTTGGATGGTGGTTTTTCGGTCCTGAACCTCGTTTAGCTTATGCCATTGTATCGGCAGTCTCGGTTTTAATTATTGCCTGTCCATGTGCACTAGGTCTTGCAACCCCTATCTCCATTATGGTTGGAACAGGTAGGGCAGCCCTTTCTGGAATACTGATCAAAGATGCAAAAAACCTTGAAACAATGGAGAAAATCAATACATTAGTTGTAGATAAAACAGGAACTCTTACAGAAGGAAAACCTAAAGTTACCAGTTTTATTTTGGCTAATGATCTCTTTAATGAAAGCGAATTGTCTAAGTTTGCTGCCAGCATAGAGCTTTTGAGTGAGCATCCACTGGCAGAAGCGATAGTCGAATATGCTAAAGAGAAAACAATTAACCTCTCTAATGTAGAGAAGTTTCAAGCTGTTGCCGGTAAAGGTATTCAAGGGATAGTTGAGAATAAAATGGTTGTATTAGGGAGTGAAGAGTTCTTAAACTCTCTGGGTATTGAAACTACAGTGCTTATAGAACAAGCTGATAAATTGCGAAAAGAGGGCAAAGGTGTCATGTTTTTAGCTATAGATTTTCAATTTAGTGCCATTATAGGTATAGAAGATCCGATCAAAGAAACATCTATAGCAGCTATTAAACAGCTAAAAGAGGAGGGGATAAAGATTGTAATGCTCAGTGGAGACAATGAAACCACGGCCAATACAGTAGCAAAAAAACTAAACATCGATACAGTTTATGCGAAAATTATGCCTGATGGCAAAGCAAAAGTGATCCAAAAACTGCAAGAGGAGGGGGCGGTTGTCGCTATGGCGGGTGATGGGATAAACGATGCACCTGCTCTTGCTCAAGCAGATATAGGTATTGCTATGGGTACGGGAACAGATGTCGCTATTGAAAGTGCTGGAGTAACATTAATCAAAGGTGATCTGCTTGGTATTGTAAAGGTATTAAAACTCAGCCGTGCCACGATGCAAAACATTAAACAAAATCTCTTCTTTGCATTTATATACAATAGTATTGGTGTTCCTATTGCAGCAGGGGTGTTTTATCCGTTCTTTGGAATTTTACTTTCACCGATTATTGCGGCAACGGCAATGAGTTTTAGTTCGGTATCTGTTATTGTTAATGCTTTGCGTTTAAAAAACATAAAAATATAAACAGAATCAGTGTTTTAGATTCTCTTTCATTCGTTGATACTCTTCATCATCTATTTCGCCGTTAGCATATCGTTTATCTAAGATATCTCTTGCTGAAGGTTCTTGATTCTTATTTTGCATATTATTTACAAAATAAAACAATACAACCGCTACAAGTATTAGTATGATCCATCCAAATCCCATCATAAACCCCCATCCATTCATATCAAACCCATGCATAGCTTTCTCCTTGAGTTTGTATTTTCAGATATTATACTATTTATTTGTGCGGTATTTGTGGTAAAAGAGGAGAACAAAGATTACTATATATGTTTTGGTTAACATAATGTATATTCTCTTGAAATTATTTTATAGGTTTTTGGAAGTATCCTCCATCTTTATATATGAGTCCATTCAATATAATGTCCTTTTCACTCCACGTTGTTTTAATGTACTGCTTAACATTTATATCAGAAACACTCATCTTACTTTTATTATATGCTTTGACACTATATATGAACTTTTCATCTTTTAGAGCTTTAACACTTTCTTCAAAGATATCCTTGGTAGCTCCATATACTAATTTGATTCTCTTTCTATTTATGTTTTCTATTATTAGATATACAATGGCACCGTCACTATTATTTTCTTCTAGTGCAAATATACTGATATTTCCTTTTGTATACTTCTTATGATATTTGTAGTTGTTAAAGCCAATACGAACAATATTTTGAATATTGCCATCAAACTTATAGCCTGGTGCAGCTTTTAGCTCTTCTACAGTAAGTATATCACCACTATCCGCTAAATAGATATTGCGCCCTATTTTAATATTACTTAATTTTAATATCCCTTTATATATGCTCTGTCCTGGGATCTTTACGATAGCTTTTTCTTTGTTAATTAATTTGATTGTATGGTTATTATAGTTGATATGCGGGGAACTGCATGATGTGCAGAAAAAAATGATAGAAACGGATAAAAGAATCTTTTTAAACATTATATCCCTTTAAAAGCATAAGAATAAGCCGAGTTTTGTATCGATAGCATTAATCTACTACACAATTTACATCGTGTCTCTAGCGAAGCAATAGCAATTGTAAGACGCTAACCATCTGCTTCTTGCTGCCATGTTGGGTTTACAAGCTCTCTATGTTGCCATAAAGACTGGTGGTCTCTTACACCGCCTTTTCACCTTTACCACTAAGTGGAAGTAATATTTCTGTTGCACTTTCCCTCGTATTACTACGGCCATTCGTTAAATGGAACATTGTCTTACAGCAGCTCGGACTTTCCTCTTGAGTTTGACCCCAAGTCACTATCTTCTTATGCTTGCAAAATGATACTCAAATTAAAATTTAAAAGCGCTTATTTTCTATATGAACACTTGTTCTTTTCTTCTTTTATTTATATGAACAAGTGTTCTTTTTATACTAAGCTTATATTAACAATTGTTCATATATAATTCTAGTTATATTAACAAATGTTCATATTCAATAAAAAGGAGTTTAAATGCCTGAAAATAGGGATTTAAAAAAAAGAACCGGAACAAAAGACAAGATACTAAAAGTGGCAAATACCCTCTTCTGTAACCATGGTTATAAGGCTACAAGCGTAAGAAAAATTGCTTCAGAAGTAGGTATTAGAGAGAGTGCTTTATATAATCATTTTAAAAACAAAGAAGCTATCTTTTTAGAGGTTGCAAAGAGTATATTTAACTCCCCTTTTTCATTTAAAGAGGATGAGATTAAAGAGCTTGCAAGTAGAGGAAAACCTTTTTTACAAAAGTTTGCAATGCAATATAAGATGCTTACGTTTGATAAAAAGAGCGAAAGTATGTTTAAACTACTCATTATAGAGCTTATGCAAAATGAGCAGCTTAGAGAGCAGTTTATGGTTCAATTCCACCATAACAATATAAAAACGCTCTCAGAGGCATTTTTTATCATGATGCAAAACAATTTAATCAAGTCAAACGATCCAATGATGGTATCTTATGAGTTTTTATCTACCCTATTCTATATAAGGTTCCAGATCACCCTGCTTCGATTTGATTCTAAATCTGCTGATTCTTTATCTACTCAGTTTGAAAGACATGTAGACTTTTTCTGGGAAAGTATTAAAAGTAGTTAATATTAAATATTATATAATATTAACTACTTGCATAAAAAAAAGCAGCCCTATTTCTAGAGCTGCTGAACTAAATAAAATCTAATTATTTAGCTGCTAATGCTTCTTGAGCGTATTTTTCACCTAAGTCATAAGCTTTTTTATTCGCTTCATGTACTTTAGCTGGTACTTTAGAAAGCATAACTTCAATTAAGTGATCTCTTTCTAAAGGTTTGATGATAGTATTAGCAATTGCAAGAGCAACAACAGATTGAGTAATAACGTTACCAACCTCTTCTTTTGCAATAGTAATAATAGGAATCTCAATGATATTCCAAGTTTTTCTATCTTCATCTGTTGGATGAACAAGATTTGGATCGATAACAATTGTTCCACCTGGAGTTACACCATCTTTAAATAGGTTGTAACTTGCTTGTGCAACAGAAAGCATAAAATCAATCTCACCATCATTTGCATATGGGTAGAAAATTTCATCATCATCTAAAGTAATATCAACAACTGTTGGACCACCACGTACCTGTGAAGTATACGTAGCAGTTTTTAGTCCGTGTCCACCAGCTTTAATTTTCGCAGCAGCAAAAATCTCTCCAGCAAGAAGAACACCCTGTCCACCAACACCTGTAAATCTCATTATTTGTCTAGCCATTGTGTGTTCTCCTTGTTATATTTTCTTAGCAAAGTCGTCTTGAGTGATTACTTTACGTTTACCTTGATGTACAGCGATAATATCTGCATACATATCACAGTACTCTCTAACTTCTTTGTCTTCTTTTAAGATACCAGTTGGGAAAACGTTAAGTTTTTCTTCTTCCGGTAATGCATCATATTTTTTCTTAGGCATAGTAATGCTGTCGATCCACTCTAGGTTTTCCATAGCAGATTGCATTTTATTTTTACGTCCAAGGTTAATATGACAGTTAGACATAATATCTAAGAAAGAGAAACCTCTATGCTCTAAAGCTTTTACGAAAATTTTCTCAAGTTTCTTAGGATCTAACATTGTCTCACGTGCAACAAAAGAAGCACCAGAAGCGATACCAAGATCACAAGCGTTGAAAGTTGGATCGATGTTACCAGCTTTTTGAGAAACAGTCCACATACCCTGAGGAGTAGTTGGAGATGTTTGTGAGTTTGTTAAACCATAGATGAAGTTATTGATGATAATTAAAGTAATATCAATATTTCTTCTAGCACCGTGAATAGTGTGGTTACCACCGATAGCAAGTGCATCACCGTCACCAGCAACACAAACAACATATTTGTCTGGGTGAACAAGTTTGATACCTGTAGCAAATGCAACAGTTCTACCGTGAGTTGTATGTACAGTGTTGAAGTCTACATAAGACGAGAAACGTCCAGAACAACCAATACCAGAAACTACACAAATGTCATCTTGACTAATTCCAAGCTTATCTACTGCACGGATAAAAGCCTTTAAGATAACACCGTCACCACAACCCCAACACCATAGTGTTGGCATTTTTTCAAGTCTTAAATATTTATCATAATTAAATGCCATCTTAGAATACCTCTTTTACTTTGTTTACAATTTCATATGGAGAGATAGCTCTACCATTAACTTTGTATAGACCTTCAATGTCAAGTCTACCAGATACACGCTCTACTTCTTCAGTATATTGTCTGATATTTAACTCAACACAAAGAACATTTTTGATTTTGTCTGTATACTTTTTCATAGTATCAGCCGGACTTGGCCATAAAGTAATTGGTCTAAATAAACCAGCTTTGATACCTTCAGCTCTTAAGTGACGAATAGCCTCTTTAGCTGCAAGAGAAACAGAACCGTAAGCGATGATAAGTACTTCACCCTCTTCACCAGTTAAGTCATCTAACATAAACTCTTCGTTAGACTCAATCTCATCTGTATGCATCATAACTTTATCTTCAAGTCTTTGAATTAGTTTACGACAAGTTTCAATCTCTTCAGTTGGGAATCCCATAGCATCATGGTGAAGACCTGTAAAGTGATATCTGTAACCTTGGAACATTGGGTTAAGAACTGCCGGTTGATCAGCTTCACACTCATAAGGTCTATAATCTTCCGGAGCACCGTCAAATGTTTTTCTTGGAACGATTCCAGCTTTTACATCTTCAGCAGTTGGAAGCATAGCTTTACCATGCATGTGACCAATTGTTTCATCTAATAATACGAATACCGGTTGCATGAATCTGTCAGCTAAGTTGAATGCACGAACAGTTTCAGTATAACATTCAGCTAAGTTACCAGCACATAAAGTGATTGAACGGTAGTCACCATGAGACGGGTTTTTCGCCTGACGAACGTCACCTTGAGATACACGAGTTGGAAGACCAGTTGATGGACCACCACGCATAACGTTTACAACAACTAAAGGAACTTCAGCCATTTGAGCAAGACCAAGGTTTTCAGCTTTTAGTGAAATACCAGGACCTGAAGTAGCTGTCATAGTACGAACACCAGCCATACCAGCACCAGCAGCCGCAGCAACACCAGCGATCTCATCTTCCATCTGAATTGCAGTACCGCCAACAGCCGGTAATAAATCAGAAATTGTGTGCATTACTTCTGATGAAGGAGTAATTGGATATCCTCCGAAAAATCTACATCCAGCATCAACCGCCGCGATTGCAGCCAGGTCATTACCAGTTGAAATTACTTCTCTTAATGCCATTACTTAACTCCTTGTTGATCTAGAGACATATAGTTGTTTGCAATAATTTTTGCTTGACGCTCTTTAGCCTCATCAGTTAATTTTGCAAATTTATAATCTTTTTTACTTGCTACATAGATAGCAAAATCTGGACATGTAAGTTCACACTCATTACATCCAATACAAGCCTCAGGATGATCGATTGAGATCATTGCTCCTAAAGTTGATGTTGAATCATATCTCATACCTAGTACACCTGATGGACATACCGATACACAAATATCACATGCTTTACAATTCGCAGTATTTACCCATACTGGATCATTGTTAACATTTTCAGTCATTCCACTTGCCATTTATTCTCCTCTTGTCAAATACAAATATAATTCGTATGTTACTCTTAGTAATAACAGATTATCTAATTTTTATTAACTTTCTCATTAATTGTGCTGTTAACGCTCACCTCGTGTATAAAATAGTTACACATTGGTAAGCTCACACTGCCGGAAAGCCTTATTTTTTTAGAACTTCTGCTACTGCCTTACCTATTTCTGCAGGTGAAACAACAACTTTAACACCAGCAGCTTCTAAAGCTTCCATTTTTTCTTTCGCTGTACCAGCAGAACCAGAAACGATTGCACCAGCATGACCCATACGTTTCCCTTTAGGAGCAGTTTGACCAGCGATAAATGCAACAACAGGTTTAGTAATGTTTTCTTTAATGAAAGCAGCAGCTTGGATCTCTAAATCCCCACCGATTTCACCAATCATTACGATTGCTTCAGTTTCCGGATCTTCTTCGAACATTGGAAGAAGTTGTTTGTATGAAAGACCGATAATCGGGTCCCCACCAATACCAACTGCAGTAGTAATACCAAATCCTTCATTACATACTTGGTTTG
Above is a window of Sulfurimonas marina DNA encoding:
- a CDS encoding response regulator; the encoded protein is MNNMDLIKLTEQTKKLTALVVEDEKVTNELLSSTFKNFFSGVESCFDGESALKLYEKQQPDVVFVDIIMPGMDGIELSRKIREMNKDQIIIVISASNDMEKISESIEVGVNSFIQKPIDTKKIIELLGNVVAMIAKKKKVETKTFSISLPLDLYETVNDNAKAESISKNAVIIRALRSFYD
- a CDS encoding copper resistance system multicopper oxidase translates to MSLNSSKISRRQFVKGIAVSSLVAANFIDLSAKETDLNFEQNSVLSGDEFSLHIASTPVNITGTPAMATTVNGLIPGPILKLKEGQNVTIHVTNHLNVDTSIHWHGIILPTNMDGVPGISFNGIKPGETFTYKFKIQQSGTFWYHSHSGFQEQTGVYGAIVIDPIEKDPYQYDKDYVITLSDWSDEKPSSVYRKLKISSDYYNFKQRTVGDFFEEVKEKGFFTAFNERKMWNNMTMTDRDLSDVTGYTYTYLMNGKLPAEKLKIVFKNGEKIRLRFINSAAMTFFDLRIPGLKMKVIASDGNNVQPVEVDEFRIGVAETYDVIVEPEPNTAYAVFAQSLDRSGYALGALTYDPNVTAQTPKMDPLPILTHVDMGMGMGNMEHAHEKSSTTMKCGAGMKMPAKKPIKKSDIPVTPLEEARGIQTTMRAMNPQYRLDDPGVGLRDNGRKVLTYADLKSLRSTMHDRYPDREIILHLTGNMERYMWSINGIAYKDAKDLEFKYGERLRITYINDTMMNHPMHLHGMWSDLETGDENHLVRKHTIIVQPGSKISFRVNVDAKGSWAYHCHLLYHMSGMFRKVVVL
- a CDS encoding copper resistance protein B, with protein sequence MNKVLLSTILTLGLATSSIASMDDDPLRATVMVDNLEYQTNDEKSLMWDSYAYVGYDIHKLYLYSEGEKGKDQSSADSENQLVYSRAISPFWDLQFGVDYDKSGGADQTWGVIGVQGLAPYFFETRAVILLGKRGSMGVRADLEYEALITQKLILTPSIAFSAYSKDNEEMEIGSGFSNIQAGMRLRYEIRREFAPYIGVEWNKNLGKTDDISPLNETYATFGLRVWF
- a CDS encoding copper-transporting P-type ATPase, whose amino-acid sequence is MNEQRNLESNGYTCPMHPEIIQDHPGSCPKCGMALEPIIVEATDESNSELNYMEQRFWIGLLFTLPVFTVSMLNDLVPEYLPQNITMYQMQWFLFLLSTPVILWGGWPFLIRGYESIKTLNLNMFTLIAIGVITAYLYSIVALFSPELFPPLMQTKDGLVHVYFEAAAVITTLVLLGQVLELRARNKTNSAIKTLLNLAPKQAHRIIDGAGNEETINLDLIQVDDMLRIKPGEKIPVDGIVLEGKSNVDESMITGEPLLVAKSIDDPLIGATLNKNSTLVMRAERIGSDTMLAQIIHMVALAQRSRAPIQKLADTVSGYFVPTVVLVAILAFFGWWFFGPEPRLAYAIVSAVSVLIIACPCALGLATPISIMVGTGRAALSGILIKDAKNLETMEKINTLVVDKTGTLTEGKPKVTSFILANDLFNESELSKFAASIELLSEHPLAEAIVEYAKEKTINLSNVEKFQAVAGKGIQGIVENKMVVLGSEEFLNSLGIETTVLIEQADKLRKEGKGVMFLAIDFQFSAIIGIEDPIKETSIAAIKQLKEEGIKIVMLSGDNETTANTVAKKLNIDTVYAKIMPDGKAKVIQKLQEEGAVVAMAGDGINDAPALAQADIGIAMGTGTDVAIESAGVTLIKGDLLGIVKVLKLSRATMQNIKQNLFFAFIYNSIGVPIAAGVFYPFFGILLSPIIAATAMSFSSVSVIVNALRLKNIKI
- a CDS encoding SHOCT domain-containing protein — its product is MHGFDMNGWGFMMGFGWIILILVAVVLFYFVNNMQNKNQEPSARDILDKRYANGEIDDEEYQRMKENLKH
- a CDS encoding TetR/AcrR family transcriptional regulator, whose amino-acid sequence is MPENRDLKKRTGTKDKILKVANTLFCNHGYKATSVRKIASEVGIRESALYNHFKNKEAIFLEVAKSIFNSPFSFKEDEIKELASRGKPFLQKFAMQYKMLTFDKKSESMFKLLIIELMQNEQLREQFMVQFHHNNIKTLSEAFFIMMQNNLIKSNDPMMVSYEFLSTLFYIRFQITLLRFDSKSADSLSTQFERHVDFFWESIKSS
- a CDS encoding 2-oxoacid:acceptor oxidoreductase family protein, which encodes MARQIMRFTGVGGQGVLLAGEIFAAAKIKAGGHGLKTATYTSQVRGGPTVVDITLDDDEIFYPYANDGEIDFMLSVAQASYNLFKDGVTPGGTIVIDPNLVHPTDEDRKTWNIIEIPIITIAKEEVGNVITQSVVALAIANTIIKPLERDHLIEVMLSKVPAKVHEANKKAYDLGEKYAQEALAAK
- a CDS encoding 2-oxoglutarate ferredoxin oxidoreductase subunit beta; this encodes MAFNYDKYLRLEKMPTLWCWGCGDGVILKAFIRAVDKLGISQDDICVVSGIGCSGRFSSYVDFNTVHTTHGRTVAFATGIKLVHPDKYVVCVAGDGDALAIGGNHTIHGARRNIDITLIIINNFIYGLTNSQTSPTTPQGMWTVSQKAGNIDPTFNACDLGIASGASFVARETMLDPKKLEKIFVKALEHRGFSFLDIMSNCHINLGRKNKMQSAMENLEWIDSITMPKKKYDALPEEEKLNVFPTGILKEDKEVREYCDMYADIIAVHQGKRKVITQDDFAKKI
- a CDS encoding 2-oxoglutarate synthase subunit alpha, yielding MALREVISTGNDLAAIAAVDAGCRFFGGYPITPSSEVMHTISDLLPAVGGTAIQMEDEIAGVAAAAGAGMAGVRTMTATSGPGISLKAENLGLAQMAEVPLVVVNVMRGGPSTGLPTRVSQGDVRQAKNPSHGDYRSITLCAGNLAECYTETVRAFNLADRFMQPVFVLLDETIGHMHGKAMLPTAEDVKAGIVPRKTFDGAPEDYRPYECEADQPAVLNPMFQGYRYHFTGLHHDAMGFPTEEIETCRKLIQRLEDKVMMHTDEIESNEEFMLDDLTGEEGEVLIIAYGSVSLAAKEAIRHLRAEGIKAGLFRPITLWPSPADTMKKYTDKIKNVLCVELNIRQYTEEVERVSGRLDIEGLYKVNGRAISPYEIVNKVKEVF
- a CDS encoding 4Fe-4S dicluster domain-containing protein — encoded protein: MASGMTENVNNDPVWVNTANCKACDICVSVCPSGVLGMRYDSTSTLGAMISIDHPEACIGCNECELTCPDFAIYVASKKDYKFAKLTDEAKERQAKIIANNYMSLDQQGVK